The following are encoded in a window of Mycobacteroides chelonae CCUG 47445 genomic DNA:
- a CDS encoding HNH endonuclease family protein encodes MRNRTVLVVAIAAAIAVVVAYQVSARYRLQRANAVAGQSNIPTLAPGVDPLAGVLVVPKRVRGKDYQRVEFGDAWSDDTDAPGGHNGCDTRNDILNRDLADKTFVYTSRCPNAVGAGMLHDPYTGAMVGFARGPKSGEAVQIDHIVPLAYAWDMGAREWQPSMRWRFANDPANLIAVQGQANKDKGDQPPANWMPPNKAFWCQYSMQFAEVVRGYHLSLDERSAKAIREAAQTCPQPLNLW; translated from the coding sequence GTGAGGAATCGCACCGTTCTCGTCGTCGCTATCGCGGCGGCGATCGCAGTGGTGGTGGCGTATCAGGTATCGGCCCGGTATCGGCTGCAGCGCGCCAATGCTGTTGCCGGGCAATCGAATATTCCGACTCTGGCTCCGGGTGTCGATCCACTGGCCGGGGTATTGGTGGTGCCCAAGAGGGTGCGCGGCAAGGACTATCAGCGCGTTGAGTTCGGCGACGCGTGGTCCGATGACACCGATGCCCCGGGCGGTCACAACGGCTGCGACACGCGCAACGACATCCTGAACCGCGATCTGGCGGACAAGACCTTCGTGTACACCAGCAGATGCCCCAATGCAGTCGGTGCCGGAATGCTGCACGATCCCTACACAGGAGCAATGGTGGGCTTCGCCCGTGGCCCGAAGAGCGGTGAAGCCGTCCAGATCGATCACATTGTTCCCTTGGCGTACGCATGGGACATGGGTGCACGTGAGTGGCAACCCTCCATGCGTTGGCGTTTTGCCAATGACCCCGCCAATCTCATCGCCGTGCAGGGCCAGGCGAACAAGGACAAGGGCGATCAGCCGCCCGCGAACTGGATGCCGCCTAACAAAGCATTCTGGTGCCAGTACTCCATGCAATTCGCGGAAGTAGTTCGTGGATACCATCTTTCGCTCGATGAGCGTTCAGCCAAGGCCATCCGTGAGGCAGCGCAGACCTGTCCACAACCGTTGAATCTGTGGTAG
- a CDS encoding TetR/AcrR family transcriptional regulator, producing MAVSRDSLLHAAAVFLGRQPAATMDEIAAAVGVSRATLHRHFVGRAALIEALTVLAMTNMESALAGAQLTEGSATDALERLVRACEPIADQLVLIYAQYQNLDLPETLDGFSGVEGQITALFARGQKGGQFRTDLTAVWLTEAFFSLVAGAAWAIQSGRVARRDFSHMITSLILQGVNIP from the coding sequence ATGGCTGTGAGTCGTGACAGCTTGTTACATGCGGCGGCCGTCTTCTTGGGGAGACAGCCCGCGGCGACGATGGATGAGATCGCAGCGGCAGTAGGAGTGAGTCGCGCGACGCTTCATCGGCATTTTGTAGGCCGAGCCGCATTGATAGAGGCATTGACCGTGCTGGCGATGACCAATATGGAGTCGGCGTTGGCCGGAGCGCAGTTGACTGAGGGTTCGGCGACCGATGCCTTGGAGCGGCTGGTCCGGGCCTGTGAGCCGATAGCGGACCAACTGGTTCTTATATATGCCCAGTATCAGAATCTGGATCTTCCCGAGACCCTTGATGGCTTTTCAGGTGTTGAAGGTCAGATCACCGCGTTGTTTGCGCGGGGGCAAAAGGGCGGTCAGTTCCGTACCGATTTGACGGCGGTGTGGCTTACCGAAGCCTTCTTCAGCTTGGTCGCCGGGGCGGCCTGGGCTATCCAGAGTGGAAGGGTCGCTCGCCGCGACTTCTCCCACATGATTACCAGTTTGATTCTGCAGGGCGTGAACATTCCGTGA
- a CDS encoding lipase family protein: MRWSTGALTAVGGLTAVLATGGTALRTPAVVDRLNAWAVRHLTAEQRADPYSAILPTPIDGDDFYSDPGDLSLLAPGEVIRADTVSPRLPLRKATMQRIMVRSTDTSGNAVPVTAALIEPDRPWHGPGSRPVVVRNQAINSLGLKFTPSYRLAHLWYRDNPPMFPFLSAQNYAVLFPDHEGPRMSYAAGKMAGHAVLDSVRGMLSERPDLADSPIVMHGYSGGAIATVWAAQLQPSYAPELRIAAAAAGGTPTDYALLHGSMNRGVGAGLFAAATIGQAREFPELATIFGDFALYCAIRAKNLPQPPLAAAGLLRFDLDLLSAIEAPFESELGQHVIRANRPGDLTPTMPVLLYHGSRSKAVGDLFIPEEGALALRDTWRANGADVDYWALPGEHITADMLAIPWVVSWIRKKLQG, encoded by the coding sequence ATGCGTTGGTCTACGGGTGCATTGACCGCCGTGGGTGGCCTGACGGCGGTCTTGGCGACCGGCGGAACCGCGCTGCGTACTCCGGCGGTAGTCGACCGGCTCAACGCCTGGGCGGTGCGCCACCTCACCGCAGAGCAACGGGCGGACCCGTACTCGGCGATCTTGCCGACGCCGATCGACGGTGACGACTTCTACAGCGACCCGGGCGACCTGAGCCTGCTGGCACCCGGCGAGGTCATTCGCGCCGATACGGTTTCGCCCCGGCTTCCGCTGCGCAAGGCCACCATGCAGCGGATCATGGTGCGCTCCACCGATACCTCGGGTAATGCCGTCCCCGTGACCGCGGCATTGATCGAGCCGGACCGCCCGTGGCACGGACCCGGTTCACGTCCGGTGGTGGTACGCAATCAGGCGATCAACTCCCTGGGGCTCAAGTTCACGCCGTCGTATCGTTTGGCGCACCTTTGGTATCGGGACAATCCGCCGATGTTCCCTTTCCTGTCCGCGCAGAACTACGCCGTGCTGTTCCCGGATCACGAAGGCCCCCGGATGTCGTATGCGGCCGGGAAGATGGCAGGGCACGCGGTACTGGACTCGGTACGCGGAATGCTCTCGGAACGGCCCGATCTCGCCGATTCGCCGATCGTCATGCACGGATACAGCGGTGGGGCCATCGCCACGGTGTGGGCCGCACAGCTGCAGCCGTCCTATGCGCCCGAGCTGCGCATCGCGGCCGCGGCGGCGGGAGGGACCCCCACTGATTACGCGCTGTTGCACGGCAGCATGAACCGAGGTGTCGGGGCAGGGCTCTTCGCCGCCGCCACCATCGGCCAGGCTCGCGAATTCCCGGAATTGGCGACGATTTTCGGGGATTTTGCGCTCTACTGTGCGATCCGCGCCAAGAATTTGCCTCAGCCACCGCTGGCCGCCGCGGGTCTGCTGCGATTCGACCTGGACCTGCTCTCGGCGATCGAGGCGCCGTTCGAATCGGAGCTGGGGCAACACGTTATCCGCGCAAACCGGCCCGGCGATCTGACCCCGACGATGCCGGTGCTGCTGTATCACGGCTCGCGCAGTAAGGCGGTCGGCGATCTGTTCATTCCCGAAGAGGGAGCTCTGGCGTTGCGCGACACCTGGCGCGCCAACGGTGCCGACGTGGACTACTGGGCACTGCCCGGTGAGCACATCACCGCGGACATGCTCGCGATCCCGTGGGTTGTGAGCTGGATTCGAAAGAAACTGCAGGGCTAA
- the rpmB gene encoding 50S ribosomal protein L28: protein MAAVCDVCGKGPGFGKSVSHSHRRTNRRWNPNIQTVHAVTSPGGNKQRVNACTSCIKAGKVVRGA from the coding sequence ATGGCTGCCGTCTGCGACGTGTGCGGCAAGGGACCCGGCTTCGGCAAGTCGGTTTCGCACTCGCACCGGCGTACCAACCGTCGCTGGAACCCGAACATCCAGACGGTTCACGCCGTCACCTCCCCCGGTGGCAACAAGCAGCGCGTCAACGCCTGCACCTCCTGCATCAAGGCCGGCAAGGTCGTCCGCGGCGCGTAA
- a CDS encoding cutinase family protein produces the protein MKRVRWGWLLAIVVMCALISSPVGMPSAAAAACPDVEIVFARGTFEPPGVGGTGEAFVSALRARTKGKSVEVYPVEYPASLAFATAAEGVIDASNRVKDVAARCPNTKIVMGGFSQGAAVVAYTTADAVPPGFELPEGITGPMPPEVADHVAAVALFGKPSTGFLQRIDNTAPPINIGHLYADKTVDMCVPEDPICSADGSDNAAHGSYGDNGMTNQAADFAARQIASTAESASASR, from the coding sequence ATGAAGAGAGTTCGGTGGGGCTGGTTACTTGCCATTGTGGTCATGTGCGCCCTCATTAGTTCGCCCGTCGGTATGCCGTCCGCGGCAGCTGCGGCGTGTCCCGACGTTGAGATCGTCTTCGCACGAGGCACTTTTGAGCCGCCTGGCGTCGGTGGGACCGGCGAAGCGTTCGTGTCCGCGCTGCGCGCACGGACCAAGGGCAAGTCGGTGGAGGTCTATCCCGTCGAGTATCCGGCGTCCCTGGCCTTTGCGACTGCGGCCGAAGGTGTGATCGACGCGAGCAATCGGGTCAAAGACGTTGCCGCGCGGTGTCCCAACACCAAGATCGTGATGGGCGGATTCTCGCAGGGTGCGGCGGTCGTCGCCTACACCACCGCCGACGCGGTGCCCCCGGGGTTCGAGCTGCCGGAGGGGATCACCGGGCCGATGCCACCCGAGGTCGCCGACCACGTGGCGGCGGTAGCGCTGTTTGGTAAGCCGTCCACGGGATTCCTGCAGCGCATCGATAACACGGCTCCGCCGATCAACATCGGGCACCTGTACGCGGACAAGACGGTCGACATGTGCGTCCCCGAGGACCCGATCTGCTCTGCGGACGGCAGCGACAACGCCGCCCACGGTTCGTACGGAGACAACGGGATGACCAACCAGGCTGCCGACTTCGCAGCGCGGCAGATCGCCTCGACGGCGGAGTCGGCCAGCGCTTCTCGATGA
- a CDS encoding DAK2 domain-containing protein — MQLSVLDSAALLNWARASVEGLITRSDEINRLNVFPVADADTGTNMLFTMRSAVNAAEALGDGATVAQVAAALARGAVHGARGNSGVILSQIVRGIADAAADQDAIGAEVLRRALRQASQFVIASMSTPVEGTIVSVLAAAAQAADRVADGVCADDLVGLVSTAADAAVAALEKTPKQLDILADNGVVDAGARGLVVILDALVSVVAGELPTRREYSPSPPKNAPSQVWVAGPGRGSGGLNLDPPRELPPEFEVMYLLSGCDELQIADLRTQLDGMGDSIAIAGDGDMGYSVHAHVNDAGAAIEAGMKFGTPQSIQISSLRGDVGGGHHDGRHRHRRVLALAEGDGAATLFSSEGAQVLRVDEPPASAKRLLDAVVDSGAHQIMVLPNGLMAAEELVAVCAAARGWGITVIPLPSASMAQGLAALAVHDPERIAVDDSYTMARAAGATRFGLVRVATERALTWSGTCEPGDAMGIIGDEVLVLNHEVANATKALVSIMLSSGGELVTILLSDQVDESLAEALIEHTRSHHGGVEVMIYRTGQHTDVVHIGVE, encoded by the coding sequence ATGCAGCTCTCGGTATTGGACAGCGCTGCGCTGCTCAATTGGGCGCGCGCCTCCGTCGAGGGGTTGATCACCCGCAGTGACGAGATCAACCGGCTGAATGTGTTTCCGGTCGCCGATGCCGACACCGGCACAAACATGCTGTTCACCATGCGTTCGGCGGTGAACGCCGCCGAGGCGCTGGGAGATGGCGCCACGGTCGCACAGGTTGCCGCGGCGCTGGCCCGGGGCGCAGTCCACGGTGCCCGCGGTAACTCGGGGGTCATCCTGTCGCAGATTGTGCGGGGGATCGCCGATGCCGCCGCCGATCAGGACGCCATCGGCGCCGAGGTGTTGCGTCGGGCGCTGCGACAGGCCTCGCAGTTCGTGATCGCCTCGATGAGCACTCCCGTCGAGGGCACCATCGTGTCGGTCTTGGCTGCTGCCGCCCAGGCGGCGGACCGCGTCGCCGATGGTGTGTGTGCCGATGATCTGGTGGGCCTTGTCAGCACCGCCGCCGATGCCGCGGTGGCGGCCCTGGAGAAGACGCCCAAGCAGCTCGACATCCTCGCCGATAACGGTGTGGTCGATGCCGGCGCTCGAGGTCTTGTCGTCATCCTCGACGCCCTGGTGTCGGTGGTGGCCGGGGAACTGCCCACTCGCCGCGAGTACAGCCCGTCACCACCGAAGAACGCACCTTCACAGGTGTGGGTGGCGGGGCCTGGCCGTGGTTCGGGTGGACTGAACCTGGACCCTCCACGGGAACTGCCGCCCGAGTTCGAGGTGATGTACCTGTTGTCCGGCTGTGATGAGCTGCAGATCGCTGACCTACGAACGCAGCTCGACGGGATGGGCGATTCCATCGCCATCGCCGGAGACGGCGACATGGGCTATTCGGTGCACGCGCACGTGAATGACGCGGGGGCCGCCATCGAGGCCGGGATGAAATTCGGGACGCCGCAGTCTATCCAGATCTCATCGTTGCGCGGTGATGTGGGCGGGGGGCACCACGATGGACGGCACCGGCATCGCCGGGTACTGGCGCTGGCCGAAGGTGACGGCGCGGCCACGCTCTTCTCCAGCGAGGGTGCGCAGGTGCTGCGCGTCGATGAACCTCCCGCGAGTGCCAAACGTCTCCTCGACGCGGTCGTCGACAGCGGTGCGCATCAGATCATGGTGCTGCCCAACGGATTGATGGCCGCCGAGGAATTGGTGGCGGTCTGTGCGGCGGCACGCGGATGGGGGATCACGGTCATCCCGTTGCCCTCGGCGTCCATGGCGCAGGGGTTGGCGGCATTGGCGGTGCACGATCCAGAGCGGATCGCTGTTGACGACAGCTACACCATGGCGCGTGCTGCCGGGGCCACCCGATTCGGGCTGGTGCGGGTGGCCACCGAGCGCGCTCTCACCTGGTCGGGAACCTGTGAGCCGGGAGATGCGATGGGCATCATCGGCGATGAGGTACTGGTCTTGAACCACGAAGTGGCTAATGCCACAAAGGCTTTGGTGAGCATCATGTTGTCCTCTGGTGGAGAGCTGGTGACGATCCTGCTGTCGGACCAGGTGGATGAGTCCCTTGCCGAGGCGCTGATCGAGCACACCCGATCGCACCATGGCGGTGTCGAGGTGATGATCTACCGCACCGGGCAACACACCGATGTCGTTCACATCGGCGTGGAGTGA
- a CDS encoding uracil-DNA glycosylase — protein MTARPLTELVDPGWADALGPVADQVTKMGEFLRDENSSGRGYLPTGANVLRAFTYPLADVRVLIVGQDPYPTPGHAMGLSFSVADDVRPVPRSLANIFDEYQSDLGLPKPANGDLTPWSQQGVMLLNRVLTVQPSTPASHRGKGWEMVTECAIRALVARNTPLVAILWGRDAATLKPMLGSSVPTIESVHPSPLSASRGFFGSKPFSRANELLAGLGAQPIDWRLP, from the coding sequence GTGACCGCCCGACCTCTCACCGAGCTGGTTGATCCCGGCTGGGCCGATGCACTGGGACCCGTTGCCGATCAGGTGACCAAGATGGGGGAGTTCCTGCGCGACGAGAACTCCTCGGGCCGCGGATACCTCCCCACCGGGGCAAACGTGCTGCGCGCGTTCACCTATCCGTTGGCCGATGTCCGGGTCCTCATCGTCGGACAGGACCCCTACCCGACGCCCGGGCATGCGATGGGTCTGAGTTTCTCGGTGGCCGACGATGTACGACCGGTGCCGCGCAGCCTGGCCAACATCTTCGATGAGTACCAGAGCGATCTCGGTCTGCCCAAGCCGGCCAACGGCGACCTGACGCCATGGTCACAGCAGGGGGTGATGCTGCTGAACAGGGTGCTGACGGTGCAGCCGAGCACCCCGGCCTCGCATCGCGGCAAGGGCTGGGAGATGGTGACCGAATGCGCGATCAGGGCGCTGGTCGCGCGGAACACACCGTTGGTCGCCATTCTGTGGGGGCGTGACGCGGCGACACTCAAGCCGATGCTGGGCTCGAGCGTGCCCACCATCGAATCGGTACATCCCTCACCGCTGTCCGCCTCGCGCGGATTCTTCGGCTCCAAACCGTTCAGCCGGGCCAACGAACTGCTCGCCGGATTGGGCGCCCAACCGATCGATTGGCGGCTGCCGTAA
- the recG gene encoding ATP-dependent DNA helicase RecG: MAQLSDRLDHVLGHKASDVLDAEFGLLTVEDLLHHYPRRYSTDFSLRDEQDGERAKPGEHTTLVGFITSAELKSMRNRKGQFLSVMLGSAPHAVQATFFHPHKVKRDLEVGNRVMLSGAVGEFRGKPQLTHPDYLVLETALGESTTTTRGSTALRGIAGSARDASTAISAFQRNVFPIYPATKNLESWDIYRCIDQVLAQLDPVPEALPEAVLAEHSLMSLDEALRKIHMSEDAAEQKQARRRLAFDEALGLQLALAIRRGSDLGSAGPPMPAAENKLRDDLLSQLPFELTEGQQQVVAEIGVDLTGVKPMNRLLQGEVGSGKTIVALLAMMQAIDAGYQCALLAPTEVLAVQHARSLRAMLGSLATAGELGAPDDATSIALLTGSMSPALKKQIKADVATGLAGIVIGTHALLQDSVDFHNLGLVVVDEQHRFGVEQRDRLRAKAPEGIVPHLLVMTATPIPRTVALTVFGDLETSTLRELPRGRQPITTTAVFTREKPGWLARGWERIAEEVAAGRQAYVVASRIDADDKDSGPDEAEEKRPPPVPVTELYETIRGSLLPGLRIGLLHGRLPSEQKDAVMTAFNAGELDVLVCTTVIEVGVDVPNATVMLIMDADRFGISQLHQLRGRVGRGGNKGLCLLVSPCSPGGSAGRRLRAVQDTLDGFTLAELDLEERREGDVLGRDQSGRAVNLRLLSLMDHRDMIETARDMAVRACAEDPELTSQPALAGMARRFLIADQIEYLDKS, encoded by the coding sequence ATGGCGCAACTTTCCGATCGTCTCGATCATGTATTGGGACACAAGGCATCCGATGTTCTCGACGCCGAATTCGGCCTACTGACAGTCGAGGATCTACTCCATCACTACCCGCGCCGGTACAGCACCGACTTCAGCCTGCGCGACGAGCAGGACGGCGAGCGGGCCAAACCCGGTGAGCACACCACGCTGGTGGGGTTCATCACCTCGGCGGAGCTGAAGAGCATGCGCAACCGCAAGGGACAATTTCTCTCGGTCATGCTGGGGAGCGCGCCACATGCCGTGCAGGCCACCTTTTTTCATCCGCACAAGGTGAAACGTGATCTTGAGGTGGGCAACCGGGTGATGCTCTCCGGAGCGGTCGGGGAGTTCCGGGGTAAACCCCAGCTGACTCATCCCGACTATCTGGTGCTGGAAACCGCGCTCGGTGAGAGCACCACCACGACGCGGGGGAGTACCGCGCTACGCGGTATCGCCGGAAGCGCGCGGGATGCGTCCACGGCCATTTCGGCATTCCAGCGCAATGTGTTTCCCATTTATCCCGCAACCAAGAATCTGGAAAGCTGGGACATCTACCGCTGTATCGACCAGGTGCTGGCGCAGCTCGACCCGGTGCCCGAGGCGCTGCCCGAGGCTGTTTTGGCAGAGCACAGCCTGATGTCCCTCGATGAAGCCCTGCGCAAGATTCACATGTCGGAGGACGCCGCCGAACAGAAGCAGGCGCGCAGGCGTCTGGCATTCGACGAAGCGCTGGGTCTGCAGCTGGCGCTTGCCATCCGGCGCGGCAGCGATCTCGGGTCGGCAGGTCCGCCGATGCCGGCCGCCGAAAACAAGTTGCGGGATGACCTACTGAGTCAATTGCCTTTCGAGCTCACCGAGGGACAACAGCAGGTTGTCGCCGAGATCGGTGTCGATCTTACCGGGGTCAAGCCAATGAACCGGCTGCTACAGGGTGAGGTGGGCTCGGGTAAGACGATCGTCGCGCTGCTCGCGATGATGCAGGCGATCGACGCCGGGTACCAGTGCGCCCTCTTGGCGCCTACCGAGGTGCTCGCGGTTCAACACGCCCGGTCGCTGCGTGCGATGCTCGGATCGTTGGCCACCGCAGGCGAGTTGGGGGCTCCCGACGACGCGACCAGCATCGCGCTGTTGACCGGCTCGATGTCACCGGCGCTCAAGAAGCAGATCAAGGCCGACGTGGCGACCGGACTGGCCGGCATCGTCATCGGAACCCATGCGTTGTTGCAGGACTCGGTGGATTTCCACAATCTGGGTCTGGTGGTCGTCGATGAACAGCACCGGTTTGGTGTTGAGCAGCGGGATCGGTTGCGGGCCAAGGCTCCCGAGGGCATTGTGCCGCACCTGCTGGTGATGACGGCCACTCCGATCCCGCGCACGGTGGCGCTCACCGTGTTCGGCGATCTGGAAACTTCGACACTGCGGGAGCTGCCACGCGGGCGCCAGCCCATCACCACCACCGCGGTGTTCACCCGCGAGAAGCCGGGCTGGCTGGCGCGCGGCTGGGAACGGATCGCCGAGGAAGTGGCTGCCGGGCGGCAGGCCTATGTGGTGGCCTCGCGGATCGATGCCGATGACAAGGACAGCGGCCCGGACGAGGCCGAGGAGAAACGCCCACCGCCCGTCCCCGTCACCGAGTTGTACGAGACCATTCGCGGCTCGCTGCTTCCGGGGCTGCGCATCGGACTGCTGCACGGCCGGCTGCCATCGGAGCAGAAGGATGCTGTCATGACGGCATTCAACGCGGGTGAGCTCGATGTTCTGGTCTGTACCACCGTGATCGAGGTCGGTGTGGACGTCCCCAATGCCACCGTGATGCTGATCATGGATGCGGATCGGTTCGGTATCAGCCAGTTGCACCAGTTGCGCGGTCGTGTGGGCCGTGGCGGCAACAAGGGTCTGTGCCTTTTGGTAAGCCCTTGCAGCCCAGGAGGTTCGGCGGGTCGGCGGCTGCGCGCGGTGCAGGACACTCTCGATGGATTCACCCTGGCCGAGCTGGACCTGGAGGAGCGCCGCGAGGGCGATGTGCTGGGGCGCGACCAATCCGGCCGCGCGGTGAATCTGCGGTTGCTTTCGCTGATGGATCATCGCGACATGATTGAAACCGCCCGGGATATGGCGGTGCGGGCGTGCGCCGAGGATCCCGAATTGACCAGCCAACCGGCGCTGGCGGGTATGGCGCGGCGCTTCCTGATCGCCGACCAGATCGAGTACCTGGACAAGTCGTGA
- a CDS encoding thiamine-phosphate kinase, translating to MPNLGDTGEFGVISRLTAGRVPGADVQLGPGDDAAVVRAPDSRVLVSTDMLVQDRHFRLDWSSSSDIGRKAVAQNAADIEAMGGRVTAFVVAVGAPAETDIAFLDQLNDGIWAEAARVQASIAGGDLVASRQLVISVTALGDLQGRAPVTRGGAAVGDTVALCGALGTSAAGLRLWQDGIDKFPELRAVHLVPSPPYGQGAVAARAGATAMTDVSDGLLADLGHIAESSAVRVDLSSSNMEPYLVPLAGASGLLGADPWEWILTGGEDHALVATFPDEVPAGWIPIGQVTAGQTGVTVDGAPWTRATGWDSFRLS from the coding sequence GTGCCAAATCTGGGCGATACCGGCGAGTTCGGCGTGATCAGCCGGCTCACAGCGGGTCGTGTGCCCGGCGCCGACGTCCAGCTCGGCCCGGGTGACGACGCCGCCGTGGTCCGTGCGCCGGATAGCAGAGTTCTGGTGTCGACGGATATGTTGGTGCAGGACAGACATTTTCGCCTCGACTGGTCGTCGTCATCGGATATCGGCCGAAAAGCGGTGGCGCAGAACGCTGCAGATATCGAGGCCATGGGGGGACGGGTCACGGCCTTTGTGGTCGCGGTGGGTGCGCCCGCCGAAACCGACATCGCGTTCCTGGACCAGCTCAACGACGGAATTTGGGCCGAAGCGGCGCGGGTGCAGGCATCGATCGCGGGCGGAGATCTGGTGGCTTCGCGCCAGCTGGTGATTTCGGTGACCGCGCTCGGCGACCTGCAGGGGCGTGCACCGGTGACCCGCGGCGGGGCCGCCGTGGGAGACACGGTTGCCCTCTGTGGTGCGCTGGGCACCTCGGCGGCGGGACTCCGCTTGTGGCAGGACGGTATTGACAAGTTCCCGGAGCTCCGCGCGGTACACCTGGTCCCGTCACCACCGTATGGGCAGGGTGCGGTGGCGGCGCGGGCCGGAGCGACGGCCATGACGGATGTCTCCGACGGTCTGTTGGCCGATCTGGGACATATCGCGGAATCCAGCGCGGTCCGCGTCGACCTGAGCTCATCGAACATGGAGCCGTATCTGGTGCCGCTCGCGGGCGCCTCGGGGCTACTCGGTGCCGACCCGTGGGAATGGATCTTGACCGGCGGCGAGGACCACGCCCTGGTCGCGACCTTTCCCGATGAGGTCCCCGCGGGCTGGATACCTATCGGTCAGGTGACGGCGGGGCAAACGGGCGTGACGGTTGACGGCGCACCCTGGACTCGGGCAACCGGGTGGGATTCTTTTCGGCTAAGTTGA
- a CDS encoding DUF3515 domain-containing protein — protein sequence MQSEDGPPRKLLIGIAIFGAVAALAVLFGVLKFAQFQDDKKPMAITNIPAPQANSPLCVDMTKAYPDGMAGDWKRVQVVEPKPPAAAAWRRGQDSVVARCGVDRPAEFTVGTSVEQINGVQWFRVTDAAVGITTWFAVDRGVYIAVTMPDGSGTEPLVEMSDAIGKALPAVKPDPLPLPR from the coding sequence GTGCAATCCGAAGACGGCCCGCCCCGCAAGCTCCTCATCGGTATCGCCATTTTCGGCGCGGTCGCAGCCTTGGCCGTTCTCTTCGGTGTCCTGAAGTTCGCACAGTTCCAGGACGATAAGAAACCCATGGCTATCACCAATATCCCTGCACCTCAGGCTAATTCACCACTCTGCGTGGATATGACCAAGGCATATCCGGACGGCATGGCGGGCGACTGGAAGCGGGTGCAGGTCGTCGAGCCCAAACCACCCGCGGCGGCCGCGTGGCGCCGGGGTCAGGATTCGGTGGTCGCACGTTGCGGTGTGGACCGACCGGCCGAATTCACCGTTGGCACCTCGGTCGAGCAGATCAACGGGGTGCAATGGTTTCGAGTCACCGATGCCGCGGTGGGAATCACCACCTGGTTCGCGGTGGATCGCGGCGTCTACATCGCCGTGACCATGCCCGATGGTTCAGGTACGGAGCCGTTGGTCGAGATGTCCGACGCCATCGGAAAGGCACTACCGGCTGTCAAACCCGATCCGCTGCCACTACCCCGCTGA
- a CDS encoding enoyl-CoA hydratase/isomerase family protein: MSSDYVAVHNGVLHITIATTAAGTSLDFAGVDAAVPVLQNLPAEVGAILLTSSGPNFCAGGNVRDFAGAEDRAAKLNDLAGRLHAFVRAVDAADRPVVASVHGWAAGGGLSLVLLADIAIGGESTKLRAAYPGIGYSSDGGMSWALPRVVGKARAADILLTDRVVEAPEALSIGLLSRVVADDEVQNTAVAAAEKLAAGPREAQNRIRRLLRLSASNTLDAQLDLEQASIAEASVSPTGIEGVDAFVGKRKPVWP, from the coding sequence GTGTCGTCTGACTACGTCGCCGTTCACAACGGCGTTCTGCACATCACCATCGCCACCACGGCGGCTGGTACCTCGCTGGACTTCGCAGGAGTAGACGCTGCGGTTCCGGTCTTGCAGAATCTGCCCGCCGAGGTGGGCGCCATCCTGCTGACCAGTAGCGGACCGAATTTCTGCGCCGGCGGTAACGTGCGCGATTTCGCCGGTGCCGAAGACCGAGCAGCCAAGCTCAACGACCTCGCAGGTCGGCTGCATGCCTTCGTGCGTGCGGTAGACGCCGCCGATCGTCCGGTGGTGGCCTCCGTGCACGGGTGGGCTGCCGGTGGCGGGCTGAGCTTGGTTCTACTGGCCGATATCGCCATCGGTGGCGAGTCGACCAAGCTGCGTGCCGCGTACCCGGGCATCGGATATTCCTCTGACGGTGGCATGTCCTGGGCGCTGCCCCGCGTCGTCGGCAAGGCCCGCGCCGCCGACATTCTGCTGACCGATCGTGTTGTCGAGGCGCCCGAAGCGCTCTCCATCGGGCTGCTCAGCCGCGTCGTCGCCGACGACGAGGTGCAGAACACGGCCGTGGCCGCCGCCGAGAAGCTGGCAGCCGGTCCGCGTGAGGCTCAGAACCGCATCCGTCGGCTCCTGCGCCTGAGCGCGAGCAACACCCTGGACGCACAGCTGGACCTGGAACAGGCCAGCATCGCCGAGGCCTCGGTCAGCCCGACGGGTATCGAGGGTGTCGACGCCTTCGTGGGCAAGCGCAAGCCTGTCTGGCCCTGA